Within the Zea mays cultivar B73 chromosome 10, Zm-B73-REFERENCE-NAM-5.0, whole genome shotgun sequence genome, the region ACGACCTGCGCACCTCAGCCGCCGCGCCCTGCACGCTGCCGCCAGCGGGACCTGCGCACAGCTGCCGCCATGATTTGTGCGCCTCAGCCACCATGTCCTGCCGCCGGCGGGACCTGTGCGCCACCATCGccgcgctctgcgcgcggttgCTGCCTCTTCCCCGCGCACCGCCTCAGCCTTTTCCCCACGCCTTACACTCACGGTAAGGCGACCACGACGCCTTGCCCTCCAGCCTCGCCTTACCGCTTTAGCGACGCTAAGCATGATTAAGATGCATATTTGACTGGATCAAGAGGTAGACCCTTCCATGTATTACCCATACACATTATAGTAAACATCGTTTCAATTATTTTGCTTAAAGTGATCTAATACTGGTTAGGGCTTTTATCCTTTCGCCATAGAGTCCCAAATTTTTTTTAGTAAATACCCATGCAGAAAATTTACATTCTCAATACCCATCTGTGCTTACATGGCTATGTTCTTTGCAGAATACCTGTTTCCTTCTTAATAGATTTATCTAAAGTGTTCTTCATTTTTAGGTTGATATATTCAGAGATGCTGCAGTTCTTATGCTGAATTATGTCGATGAAATTCGAGCACAAGGTTTTAAGTTGGAGTACCTGAATATCGGAGGTGGTTTGGGAATAGATTACCATCATACCGATGCAGTCTTACCTACACCTATGGATCTCATCAACACTGTAAGCTCAACATTCTTACCATGTTTCTGACTCATATCTTTGCAGGCGCACATGCATCTTTAAAATACCAGTTTTCCTTAATGTGATATGGAAAGTTGGCTTATGCTGAGCTTGATTCATCATGCTTGTTCTATTTATTTTGTTGCAGGTGCGAGAATTAGTTCTCTCTCAAGATCTCACTCTTATTATTGAACCCGGAAGATCCTTGATTGCTAATACTTGCTGCTTCGTCAATAGAGTAACTGGTGTTAAATCTAATGGTACAAAGAATTTCATTGTTGTTGATGGCAGCATGGCAGAACTCATCAGACCTAGTCTGTATGGAGCATACCAGGTTTGTTTTATTGTTTAGAGATTTAATCAATGACAATGAGTGTTACTACTATGTTCTTCTGGTTGTTTATTTTCCATCTCTAGAACCATAATGATTCCAAGCGGTAGTTTTTGTTGTGTATCCAAGATGGTAACCACTTCGGTGTGGTGATAGTCTTGAAAAAGTAGATTACTTCAATACATGGAAATTTTGAATATTGCCTCTAACAGTTTTAAATGCTATTTTTACAACCATATATGGGTAATTTACTGGTGAAGGCtcagattttttttaaaaaactcgacctgcgagggtaagacagcccccaggcattatattaagaagatctTCTCACGCAGGTCGAGAGAACTCTTGAACCCCTGCCCCAACCATACAAAGCGACACCATAGCCCATGTGAGAAACCGTGACCGGGGGCCTTAGatctgtgctttggcgtgggacagacaagggggatttttttaaccacaacctGAAATTCGCTTCCACGGGAGTCGAACctaggacctgaggagtgctactcagaccacctaaccaactcagctagaggcccttacGCAAGGCTCAGAAATTTCAACTACACATATATGTTCTCAGCACACCTAGACACCACACAGTAGAGTAAATATTTAGGCAATGTGCCGAGAGTAGAGGATCTAGTCTTAGTTTTGGAATGATACAATACTGCTACATCTTATTCTTGCCATTGATTTATTTTGTGATTGTTTTTACTTCTTTCCACTGCTGATTCTCTTATAGTCGGACACTTAGTCAGCTATGTGTTACTCAGTGATTGCAGCAACTTAATGAATTATTATGATTGAAACAACTTAATGAAGCACTACGATTGCAGCAACTTGATGAAGCACTATGGTTGAAACAACTTAATGAAGCACTATGATTGGAGCAACTTGATGAAAAATGTGTTTAGGTTTCAGTTTCCTTGAAATGCATAGAAAATCATGTTAACTGCATAAACAAAAATGTCATACAAAGAAAGTTATTTCAGCTCTTGAATATTGTTACTCATGTGGCAGCATATCGAACTGGTCTCTCCCCCCACTCCTGGTGCTGAAGCAGCGACCTTCGATATTGTTGGACCAGTTTGTGAGTCTGCAGATTTCCTTGGAAAAGATAGGGAACTTCCAACACCTGATGAGGTCTCTTTCAAAGccattatattttatttgatgATTAGGCCTTCTATGTTTCTTTCTGACATGTTGTCCTTGTAGGGAGCTGGACTGGTTGTTCATGATGCAGGTGCCTACTGCATGAGCATGGCTTCCACCTACAACCTGAAGTTGAGGCCACCGGAATACTGGGTACACACTACAACACACATTTGCTGCCCAGTGGGGACGGGCACCCTCATTAGCTAAAATATCATGTTGCAATATATAAAAAAATCATCACAAAAAATCATGCATGTAGTACTCATAAAGTATAGTTGCAACAATTCAGTTTGATAAACAAGCTGTCAACCTGGCACTATTCATCAAGTGCTGATAGTGACACTTGTATTTTTTTAATCTGAACATCAAAGATGAATTTCGAAATTAATTGTTTTAGCTAAACTTAACTTTAGATACTATATACATGATTTTTTGTGTTCTTTTTTGAAACATTGTGTTGGACACTTGTTTTCAGTTGCTACATGGCATCaaaaacaagaacaaggcaacacacgtTAAGAAATTTGAACCTTGGTCCTTAAGTTACCACTTCTTCGAAATGTTAGCttgaggacgaaggtctttaaatgGAGATATGAATAAAACAGTACCAGACAAAATGATAATGGGAAAACAaagtatgaaactcatctcctgaGCCTTAGCATTATTTATTTCATCATTCTTTGTATTACATAAGTTTACAAACATATCTTCGGCTTCTTTGCATAAGATAGCTTGAAGGTATTTCGAAGACCAAGTGAAATGAAGTTTATAGCCCTCCAAAAGGTGAATTTAtgcagggcactgttcatctatttatagtcgCGGGGTACAACTTTGATGAAATTAAAATTCACACCCTAAAACCTATATATTCGAGCTATACTGCACAACGAGGGCGAAGTTGTCTTTTTTCCTTCATCGCTTTTGTGagaacttcagcttcgtcatgcttCGTATTTTATCCAttgttccttcacggtactcaagGTACTTGTAATACTTAGAGATATACTAGAAAACAATCATTATCTTGGTGTTTCGAGGACCTTCGTAAATAATAAGGCCCCCAACACATTGCAACATGATATTTTAGTTAAAGAGGGCGACAGCCTCCCTGGTGGGCATACTGCCACCTACATTCCCTTTTTTCTCGTGATTATTTTGTAGGAAAAATGGAAAAAGCCACTGCAAGCTAGGGAATATCAGTTACTTTTACTTACTTGGATCTAGCTTCCTTAGAGCAACTATAGCAGTTTTGGGGGTTGATTCTAAGAAATAAAGTCCAGCAGGGCCGCAACCCCCACTGATCCCGACTCTCCACTGCCACCATGTTTTCTTGCATCGCTCTTGCCCTAACCCCTACTTGACCTGTGGAAAATGGGGCTAAGGGCAATTGCTGGTGCCTCTAAAGTTTGAGTGCATGAGTTGGGCCTGTTTAACTTACCTTTTTTTTTTGCCTAAGGCCTCAGATGTAGAGTTGGAACTGTTAAGAGCGATGGAGGTGCTCAAACTCGCTTGAAATTCCCTGCACTCCATCTCCCCTTGATTCCACACCATGCTGCACAGCCTGCACCCTGTCGCTCCTGATCCTTACTTACCAGCCTACTGCTGTGCCTCGTCCCCTTTGCCTGCCCCATAATGTCGCAGATGGATACCTGTCTATGTATAGGAGCTCGGTTCTTATGACACTATGGTTTAACGATTGTTGCTGAGAAAAGGAGGCCAAGCAGACAAATTTGGGAGATGGTGTTTTTAAGAGGGGTGGGGGTGGGTGGGGGTTGAGGGGCGCCCTACTGCTGGCAGCTTAGAGGAATCAAGCCTGACATGGCCTGAGGTGCCGTAGAACATGGAAATCAAGAATGCGAAGGGGATCATGTAGAGGACTAGAGGAGCTTGACAACCGGTCTTTGGGGCTCTAGAATAAGGGCTAAATTGCTCTTATTGTCTTACAACCTGCCCATTTAATGTGTTTCCGATTACCCCCTGTAACTATTGCCAACCAATGTTTTCTTAGAGTTGCGCATGTTAACAATCGAGACCAACTTGAATATGAAAACACATAAAGCTTGCATGTGGTAGACTGTAACCGTGTGGAATTGAGACTTTGGGGATGCCCCCGTTCCCCATTTGTTGCCTCTCGTCTTTTTATCAGTTTTCTTCATTGGTCATTTAACCAATATGGTTTATTGTCCCCTTTGCAGGTGGAAGCGGACGGTTCGATCGTTAAGATCAGGCATGGAGAGAAGCTTGATGACTACATGAAGTTCTTTGATGGTCTTCCTGCTTAGATGTTTATTATCTGCGACTGCTACGGACGATGTTTTCTTGGGGATAATTGGATTTTCTTTGTCAAGCTCAtttttgctttcttgtggttatgtaATGTTACTGGATACTGGATAGCTAGTTGGTGCATCCTCAACTTCCTTTTCATTTCTGTTAGTTTCGTCACCAAGTTCGTCCTCAATTGCTATTTGGTTGTAACCCAGCTGTAGGATGCCTGGCTAGCCTGTAACCGCCTGAGCGTGATTTGGTTGGGAACTGACGGTTTCACCTGGTGAGACATGCCTGCGAACCAAATCTGTCCCCTGGGCTGCCGTATGTGTGATACCAAAATCTGTTGTAGCCTTGTAGGTTTACTATTGCTGTGATAATCTGTTGCAGGTTTACTATTGCTGTGATAATCTGTTGTAGGTTTACTATTGCTGCATATAGTATAATGATGTCTTTGTATTTTTTTTTCGTAAAAAATCGAATAAACGGTTTGGTCAAATTTAGTAAAAAGTCAAAACAATTATAAATCGGAACGAAAGTAGTATTTATCAAGGTAACAGGCTCCATCGTCGGTATAAATGGAGTAGCAGTAAAAGACAGATTTGTTTTGGATTAAAGACGGTTGTTTGAATGTAGCTCTAATACATAGAGATAAAACACTCTTTGGATTAAAGCGGATGAAGCTCTAATATATAGAGATAAAACACTATAGAATAAATATTTGTTTTAGATTAAAGACAGTTGTTTGAATGTCTCTGTAATACATAGAGATAAAACACTCTTTGGAAAGTCGTCCAGTCTAGGAGCACCTCTTAGATTTAGATTTGTCGAACGTGAACATGAATGGTAGACTGAACACCCATATAATCTCGATTTGACAGAGCAACACCTTGAATGAAATCAAAATACTAAACAGAGTGGGTTACCGGCTCTACGACCCCATTCCCGGGCACTACTATAGAGCTCTTTGGGCCTTGCATCTTTCTTTCGTCGTTTCGCACATAGATACAAATGTACTCTCTAGTATAAACTATAAAAACACTCTTTGGATTAAAGCGGATGAAGCTCTAATATATAGAGATAAAACACTGTAGAATAAAAAGTAGAAATCGGTATGAATTAAAGGCAAACACTAGAAGAAATGGTAGAAACCGGTATGAATTAAATTCAAATGAACCTTTTTTTCCATTGTAAAACGGATTCGTTTGCAAGCTTTGTGTTTTCTGGTTAATATAAATATTGATTGATAAAGGCTTTAAAGCTATGATTTAATTTAATCCTGGTGCGTGAAGAGCCACGCAGTAGGCTTCAGAGCCACAAGCAACGCAACTGTATTGTTTTTCAAAAACGCGAATGAACGAAAAAAAGATGAACAGGGAGGGAGAGAGGAAAAAGATGAACAGGACAGGACCTCGTCGCTAAAACCCCAGCGCAGCGGCGCGGGAGCAGATGCACCTTGCCCTTCTCATCTCCCGCATTCGCCTCTTGCCGACCGCCATGCCCAGCACCCGTTCCGCCTCCGCCTCCAGGCTGCTGGTCCGCGCTGACAACAGCCCAGGTGAAGTGAAAGCCCGCTTTTCTGCCCCTTTCGTCTCCGCGtatctttctcccctttttagtgCTCCTTTGCTAAGTAGCAAGTTCCGCTCTGCCTTGTTGTGCTATTTACTTCACCAGTTGCTCCAGAGGATCAAATTTCGTTGTACTACTAATGTCAGGTGGTGAATGCCTTCATGATGCCCCACACTAACTGATCATCTGCTGTATGCATGGCCAAGATACACGGATTTAGTTTGACGAGAACAGAATTTCCGCTCGCTACCATTTCTTTTGTCTCTGCGGATTGAACGAGACGAGTGGGAGTGTAGGACCGACGCTTCTGAGTTCAACTTTTTAGAATTTTGTTCCAACTTCAATTGTGAACTTAATCTCCCTACTCTGTTAAGAAACCCCCGTCCTGAGTATCAGTAGATCAGTACCTATGCCTGACATTTTCCTCCCAACATTTTTGGTATACTTTTCATTCTTTTTTGTCAATAAAGTACAAGTTTCATGCCTTTTCAGTTGCACGAGAAATCAAACGTGAATCCAGTGTTTCTTTGGACACTCCCAAGCCCGAAGCAACTGTCTCTGTTAAGCGGAGAAGGGTGAAGCGAGAACTTGAAGTAAATGGGCAGCATCATAAGAAGCAGGTGCCTGCTGACTGAACAGAATGGCTTTTTTATGAACAGAAGCAAGTTCCATGTGTTTCTCATTTTTTTTCCTTTCCTTACGCTCTGTACCCTTGATTTAAACTGCTTGCTTATTGAACCCTTGCTCTTTGGTGTAGTGCAGCGAGTGTTTCTTTTGTATCTAGCTACATTTATTCACTCATGGTACCTTAGTACTTGGTTTTATGCTTTCCTTAATACAAAAATTTCCTATTCATATGCAGGTCCCTGACATTGAGGATTTTATATACGAAAAGGCCAAAACATTGACATCGTCAAGTAAGGCAACAACATCTTTGGGTAAGAACCGCTGGTGCcgatcagataatctttttcagtTTCCTATTTAGCCAGATGTTTCATAACCAGTGTGCAAGTATCTTTCACCTGGATAATCTGCTAGCAAGTCTCTATGTGCCATATTACAATCTTGTTCACGTTTCTGCCATGTCTTGTAAAAAAAACTAACACTTCCCTTCTTCAGTCAAGGTGGAGAAAAAGGTTGGAGTTTCTTCAGTTATAAAAGGTATGCATAAATCGGAAGGCTACTTGAAGAGATAAGTTATTGCATATACGTTTACCATGCTGCTTTTGTTGTTATGCCATGTTTCGTTTTTTTTTGCAAGCCTATACCTATTGACGTCAGCAATGCTTCATTTAAGTTTTGGGCTTTGTGTTACTAACTTACTACTAAGATGAAGTCACTGGATTGGAACTTTTTTTCTGCTAGCATGTGATCAATCTTGCCACAACCACAAGTGGGATCTTACATGGTCAGGATATGCTGTGGCATTTTCAGTTTCCCATACATAACTATCATTTGTAAGCTCATTTTTTTTAATTATGTTTGAAATTAGATTGCATGGAAAACAGCTATACACGTGCCTAAATCTTGACTTGTGGCTTCTGTTGTaattctagcctaccccaacttgttTGGGACCAAAAGactttgttgttgttgctgttgtttGGAATTAGATTGCATTGTTCTTGGTTCCTCTAATTGTAATGGTAGCCAAAAAGCCTTAGCGCAGTGGTAAAACTGCTGCCCTGTGACTAGGTGGTCACTGGTTCGAGTCATGAAAACCGCCTCTTCTCTTGCAAATGCACGAAAAGACTGAGTACTATAAACACAAACTGGTCCGACCCTTCCCCGGACCCGCGCAAGTGGGAGCACATGCACCGCGCTGCCCTTTTTTTAATGTTAGCCAAAAAGACGGGCTCATTATAGTCACTGATTAAAAACTTATATGAATCTTAGTTCTTCATTCTGCACATCTGTGCATTTTTTCAACCTAAATTCTTCACTGTTGCACCATGAAAAATAAGTGCATTAGGTCCAGGTTTGTTGACTTCTTATTAAGCATTCATATCTTTCATTTGATTGGTATCTTTCTTATGTCCATGTACGATAAGAAACCCAAAGTAGTCATTTGCGCAGTTGGAGCTCCAGATAACTGGGAGGCAGTTCTTGGAGGCATTAAAAGCATGAGGTTATCTGGTGAAGCCCCCGTAGATACGAAGGGCTGTGAAAAAGCTGGTTCTCTCCTTCCACCCAAGGTAGTTTTTGCCACAAAATAGTCTTTTCACCTTTACAATTTTATGTTAGAGCCTTGTTGGTATGACCTGTTCCAAGTTTAGTTCCTACCGTTGCCATTTAAAAAGGAAATATAAAGAGAAAAAGGCGGAGCTCTTTGGTTGGCCTTACATAGGTGGCTTCGGGGTTATGCAACTCACCTAGTTGGCTAATTTCCTTGTGTTGTATTACAATATGAAAATGATGTTTGTATTTTCCTGTGTAGAGTCTAGAAATAAAACAATCTGTACATTAATTTTGTGCCAAATTGATTGGAAATTTTCCACATTTGTGTCTCTTCACTTATTTGCTGCTTTATAATACTTATGCCTTTTTTCTCTGGAAATAATTGTGCGTTTGGGTTCTGTTTATAAAGAGTTTAGGTCCAGTTGTAATCAATACTTCTCTTCCTATTCCTGGACAGGAAAGAAGATTTGCAGTTCTGATATCAACTATGATGTCAAGCCAGACAAAAGATGAAGTTACACATGGTATGTCTTCAAAATTTCCTCTGTCCAGAATTGGTTATGCCTTCTTGTTGAGAATTCTCCAACCACTGAAGTATCTATTGTTACTTTGGAAACTCAAGAGTTTTTTTGTTCTGTCATATGAAATTCAGGAAAAATTAGCCTTGTCATGAGATTCGCTGATGTGTTTGTACTAAATAGTTGTCCTTTAGAAATTTGCTGATTGCATTTTGGAGTCAATTCTTTTCAGCTGCTGTGGAACGCCTCTCTGAAAACGGTTTACTTGATCCGGATGCTATAGTGAGGACTGATGAGACCACGCTTGCGAATCTTATCAAACCTGTAAGTTGCAAAGGTTTGCACTCTATTAGGATATGCTTACATTGTTCTTAAGTTAATAATTACTGGACTGTACGCACCAAAAAAAGAAGGGCAGGTCTGGTGCAGTGGTGGGAGTTGTTTTATTGAGTCACCAGATCATGGGTTCGAAGCAGCCTCCCCTTTTATGTACCCAAAAAAAATGAACTTAGAAGCATGAAAATGTAAATTCACGTTTGCTTTTGTTATCCATCACAGGCTTTGCAAATACACCAGGCTTAACACTATCTGAAATGGAACATTGCTTTAGTCTCAAAATGATTTGAAGCTAAAGATTACAAGAAACTTCTCAGATAGATGACTCACAGCATACTGTTCATGATTTTAACAGGTCGGATTCTATCAGCGAAAGGCGCAGTTCATAAAAGAAGCTTCTAAAATTTGTCTTGAGCGCTTTGGAGGGGATATTCCGGATTCTCTGAATGAACTGCTTGCTCTGAGGGGAGTTGGCCCTAAAATGGCTCATTTGGTAATAATCTACTTATTCTGTCCTTTGTGGTTGAAATATGAACACATATATCTTCATGGGTATCTTTCTTTAACTAAACAGGTGATGAGCATTGCTTGGAAGAATACTCAAGGAATCTGTGTTGACACTCATGTGCATCGCATTTCTAACCGACTTGGGTGGGTTTTTCGGGAAGGGACAAGACAGGTAGCTTAGGTTTGATTTGTGATGTCTTCTCTAGTTCTCTTCTTAAAAAATCACAACTACCCATTACAGAGGCTGGGGAATAATACTTATGCTGCTATGTGTTGTGCACAGAAAACTACGACACCAGAACAGACAAGAATTTCTCTAGAGAAATGGCTACCCAAGGATGAGTGGGAACCTATAAATCCATTACTGGTATCTCTCTACTGAAGTTGTTTTAGTACGTCAATAATGTTTTTTTCATTGATTATTTGATTGTAAGATAGTGGTTATTGTTCTATGCTATCTGAATCCTGCCTTGATTTCAGAACTGCTAGTCTCTGCTGCAAAAGAACTGAAAAAAAATGTCTTGTAGGTTGGATTTGGGCAAACTATCTGTACTCCAC harbors:
- the LOC103640763 gene encoding endonuclease III homolog 1, chloroplastic isoform X2, which encodes MHLALLISRIRLLPTAMPSTRSASASRLLVRADNSPVAREIKRESSVSLDTPKPEATVSVKRRRVKRELEVNGQHHKKQVPDIEDFIYEKAKTLTSSSKATTSLVKVEKKVGVSSVIKVICAVGAPDNWEAVLGGIKSMRLSGEAPVDTKGCEKAGSLLPPKERRFAVLISTMMSSQTKDEVTHAAVERLSENGLLDPDAIVRTDETTLANLIKPVGFYQRKAQFIKEASKICLERFGGDIPDSLNELLALRGVGPKMAHLVMSIAWKNTQGICVDTHVHRISNRLGWVFREGTRQKTTTPEQTRISLEKWLPKDEWEPINPLLVGFGQTICTPLRPKCDKCGINNICPSAFKESSSPIPKQKKTRSP
- the LOC103640763 gene encoding endonuclease III homolog 1, chloroplastic isoform X1, which codes for MHLALLISRIRLLPTAMPSTRSASASRLLVRADNSPVAREIKRESSVSLDTPKPEATVSVKRRRVKRELEVNGQHHKKQVPDIEDFIYEKAKTLTSSSKATTSLVKVEKKVGVSSVIKVVICAVGAPDNWEAVLGGIKSMRLSGEAPVDTKGCEKAGSLLPPKERRFAVLISTMMSSQTKDEVTHAAVERLSENGLLDPDAIVRTDETTLANLIKPVGFYQRKAQFIKEASKICLERFGGDIPDSLNELLALRGVGPKMAHLVMSIAWKNTQGICVDTHVHRISNRLGWVFREGTRQKTTTPEQTRISLEKWLPKDEWEPINPLLVGFGQTICTPLRPKCDKCGINNICPSAFKESSSPIPKQKKTRSP
- the LOC103640763 gene encoding endonuclease III homolog 1, chloroplastic isoform X3, with product MHLALLISRIRLLPTAMPSTRSASASRLLVRADNSPVAREIKRESSVSLDTPKPEATVSVKRRRVKRELEVNGQHHKKQVPDIEDFIYEKAKTLTSSSKATTSLVKVEKKVGVSSVIKVGAPDNWEAVLGGIKSMRLSGEAPVDTKGCEKAGSLLPPKERRFAVLISTMMSSQTKDEVTHAAVERLSENGLLDPDAIVRTDETTLANLIKPVGFYQRKAQFIKEASKICLERFGGDIPDSLNELLALRGVGPKMAHLVMSIAWKNTQGICVDTHVHRISNRLGWVFREGTRQKTTTPEQTRISLEKWLPKDEWEPINPLLVGFGQTICTPLRPKCDKCGINNICPSAFKESSSPIPKQKKTRSP